A genomic stretch from Acidimicrobiales bacterium includes:
- a CDS encoding DUF3263 domain-containing protein: MELNEGERAMLDFERSWWTEPGPKEAAINEQLEMSTTRYYELLNELIDRPEAEAHDPLVVRRLRRMRDRRRRSRADHVGATSEEHS; encoded by the coding sequence ATGGAGCTCAACGAGGGCGAACGCGCAATGCTCGATTTCGAGCGATCGTGGTGGACCGAGCCCGGTCCGAAGGAAGCCGCGATCAACGAACAGCTCGAGATGTCGACGACGCGGTACTACGAACTGCTCAACGAGCTCATCGACCGACCCGAAGCCGAGGCCCACGATCCGCTCGTGGTCCGTCGGCTGCGGCGCATGCGTGATCGGCGCCGTCGATCACGGGCCGACCATGTGGGCGCGACCAGCGAGGAGCACAGCTGA